ATCGCAAGATCTTCCTACATTTTTCCACGATGCTGCTCAATTTTACTGGCACGAATTAACGGACCTTCCCGCAGATAGAACAGAAGGGTTGAACCTGCCTTATTTCCTACCGCGCCATATGGCGGTAGACATTGATACTCCTGAAGATTGGGAAATTGCCGAGCGACTCTACAAGGCCTTCGCAACAGATGCATAAACCAGCTTCAAAAGATCAATCCTGCACATCGCAAGTGGAAAGCGAAAGCAACCCACACGGCAATATACTCTTCTTCTGTGAAGGCTCACCAGAACGAGGATTTGGGCACGTTAGTAGATGCCTTGCACTCGCCGCAGAATTTAAAGAACACAGCCGCAACTGTATCTTTGTATTCAGAGGAAGCGAAACTGCACGAAACAAAATATCCGAAGCCGGATTTGAAGTTATCGAAGTGGCTAACGAGGCTTGTTTTAGCAGTTACAAATTTTCAAACGAAGCCGCAGTAGTTCTTGATTTACTCATCCCGCTCGAAGATTCATTCTTTGCAGATGCATCAAGTAAGAACGTTTTAATTTGCACTCTCGATGATCCCACGCCCAATAGAATTAAATCTGATTTGGCTTTTTACCCGCCCGTCCCGCAAGTAAAAGAACTTGATTGGGAAAACTATGCTGGCGAATTATTTTGTGATTGGGACTTCATTCCTTTGCGCAAAGAATTTGCCAACTGCGCTAGCCCTGCGCATCACCCAAAACCCTCTGCGCAGCCTGAAATGCTGATCACCGCAGGTGGAAGCGACCCAGCTGAGCTTACCCTTAAAATTTTGCTAGCTTTACGATCTTTAAATGAGCCATTCCATGCAAAAGTAATAGTCGGCCCCATGTTCAAAAATCTGGACAAAATCAAGGGGATATCCTTAGAACTCGGTGACAAAGTAAAACTAATCACTGGCGTAAAAGAAATGGCTGAACTTATGCTGGAAAGTGACATGGCAGTGGCATCTTTCGGCATGACGGCATATGAGCTTGCCGCATGTAAGACTCCGCAATTATTGATCTGCTTAACGGATGATCATGAACGCTCGGCATCCGCCTTGCATAATGCAGGAGCAGCCATTTCACTCGGCAGATATGACCTTGTCAGTGAACAAATTTTGATCGAAAATCTGCACAAACTTATTTCCAGTGCGAATCTACGGTCTGAAATGAGTTCCAATGCTGAGAAACTAGGCATTGGAGACGGCTCATCAAACATTTGCACAGCCATACTGAAGAGACTGGAGCTTAAATAGTGAGCGATGTAAAAAGCTGGAAAGAACACAAAGGTGCAGTACTACACAGCATGGACGATTTTGATGTAATCGACTGCACCACTTGTGGTTTCAAGCATATAATACCAATCCCTAGCGAAGATGAATTGCGTGAGATTTATAAACACGATTACCATGTTAAAGATAAGCCGCTCATGCTTGAGCATCAGCTAGAAGATAAAGAATGGCTTGAAAGCGTCAATGATGCACGTCTCGCCACTCTGGAAAAAATTTTAGGCGGAACAGGTAAGTTTCTTGATATTGGTTCCGGTAACGGATTCTTACTCGGGCAGGCGCAAAAACGCGGATGGACTGTAAAAGGAATCGAGCCATCCGATAAGGCGGCTGATTATTCATGCTCGCAAGGGCTTGATGTTGCGTGTTCTGTATTCGATAAAGAATGTGCGGATAGTCTGGAACTTTTCGATGTTGTCCACTTAGGCGATGTCATGGAGCATCTGCCATCTCCGCAGGACATGCTTGATCTATGTAATCAAGTTCTGCGTCCGGGGGGACTTATTGCTGTCGGCGTACCAAACGAATACACTCCCATCCAAAAGATTCTTAATGAAGACATGGATGTGCGCCCATGGTGGGTGGCTCCTCCCCATCACCTTAATTACTTTGATAAAGAGTCCCTCGAAGGGTTACTCTCCCGTGTAGGATTTACTCCCTGCCATTCAGACATTTCGTTTCCGATGGAACTGTTCCTGCTTATGGGGAAAAATTATCTGGATGATCCAAAGCTCGGGCGTGAATGCCATGCCATGCGTAAAGAGCTTGAACTGAAACTTACCAAGTCCGGTAACAAAGATTTTTTAGATAAACTTTACAGCTGTTTTGCCGAGGCCGGAATGGGACGAACCGTACTTGTAATTGCGCAAAAGAATAGCGAAAAGGAATAAATTTAAATGAGTAGACTAGAAAATAAAATAGCATTGGTCACAGGTGGCGGACGAGGAATTGGTAAAGCCATATCCACCAAACTTGCTGAGAACGGAGCGGAAGTAATTCTCACATGGGTTTCGGACAGCGCAAGTGCGGATGAAACTGTCGGATCCATAATTAAAAACGGTGGCAAAGCGCGCGCCCTCAAGCTTGAAGTAAGTGATGCAGCTTCTGTTGAAGCTGTAGTTAAAGATATTTCAGGTAAAGAAGGACGGTTAGATATTCTGGTCAACAACGCTGGAATTAACAACCCTACAGATTTTGACCAGATTACTTCTGACGATTGGGATAAAATTTTAAACGTGAATCTCAAAGGACCATTCCTTTGTACACAGCGTTGCCTTGATTTGCTCAAAAAAAGTAGCGCAGGTAGCATCATAAACATTGGTTCTGTCAGCGGACAGTATGGCGGACCCCGGACCGCACATTACGCAGCAAGTAAGGCGGGACTAATTTCCCTCGGACAGGTTGCCGCACGTTTTGGAGCAGAGTGGAACATCCGCTGTAATACCATTTCAGCGGGCCTTATCGCTTCCGAAATGGCAGACGAAGGGCTCAAGAATCCGGCTGTTCAAAAAGCCGCTGAAAATGTACTTATGAAGAGATTCGGAGCTGCGACAGAAGTAGCAGACACTGTAGTCTACCTAGCATCCGACGACTCTTCTTATATCACCGCACAAACGATCAACGTTAATGGCGGACTTTATTTCTAAACGAGTTCAGACTGCAAATTGAACCATTCAGTTTTCAAAAGATCGACAGGAGAAACAATGAGCGTGTCCAAGTATGACGAACTTGAAAAGTTTGCTGCAGAATTAAGAAAGTCAATCATCATCATGAACTGCCATGCAGGATCAGGCCATCCGGGCGGATCGTTATCATGTGTAGAAATCATAAGTTGGCTTTACTGCAATGAAATGAACTACTCCACTGAAAATATGAACGATCCCGAGCGCGATAGATTCATTCTTTCTAAAGGACACTCCTGCCTATCTCTTTACGCCGCATTAGCGGAAAAAGGATTTTTCTCTAAGGAAGCTTTCAAGACATTGCGCCACGCGGGCGGAATACTGCAAGGACATCCCGACCGTTTGAAAACTCCGGGAGTTGAATTCAACTCAGGTTCACTCGGACAGGGGTTTTCTTTTGCACTCGGCTGTGCTCTCGGAGCCAAAAGAGCAGGCCGGAAGAACCGTACATATGCGCTGCTTGGTGACGGAGAACTCAACGAAGGCCAGATCTGGGAAGGGTGCATGTTCGGAGCGCATCAGAAGCTAGACAACATGGTTGCCATCGTCGATTACAATAAATTTCAAAGTGACGACCTGAATACCAACATCACTGCCATTGAGCCTATGAATGATAAGTTCAAAGCTTTCGGATGGCACGTGATAGAAATTGACGGTCATAATTTCCGCGAGATTGAGAACGCATTTACCCGTGCTAGAGCCATGACAGGCAAGCCGACCATGATCATCGCGCATACCATTAAGGGTAAAGGAATCTCATACATGGAAAATGTACCAAAATGGCACGGCAGCCTCTGCCCCACCGGAAAAGAAAGAGAATGCGCCATGCGTGAATGCGGATGCGAGGAGTTAATATAATGGAAAATATGAGAGACGCCTTCGGTAAAGTATTAACTGAGCTCGCGGCAGAGCGTGACGATTTCGTAGTTCTTGACGCAGACGTAGCCGGCGGAACCGGAACCTACCATTTCCGCGAAGCTTATCCAGACAGATTCATCCAGTGCGGAATTGCAGAGCAAAACATGTTCTCAATGGCGGCAGGTCTCGCAGAATCAGGGATTATCCCGATTGTTACTTGCTATGCAGTTTTTGCTTCCATGCGCGCTATTGAACAGGCTCGTAACTCCATCGCTTACCCGGAATTCAATGTAAAAATAGCAGCCAGCCATTTAGGACTCGATGTTGGTCCAGATGGGGCAACTCATCAGGCACTCGAAGACATCGCCATTTATCGTAGCATTCCTAAGATGAGCGTGGTCTCCCCTGCCGACCCAATAGAACTTAAGGCCGTGATGCCATATTTGCTCGATAATACGGGACCATTATATTTGAGAACAGGGCGCAGTCCACTGCCGAATGTTTTTGACGAAAACACAATTTTCGAACACGGCAAAGCACAGGTTCTCCGCGAAGGAACCGATGCAACCATTATGGCTGTGGGCGTTATGGTTCACCGCGCACTTATTGCTGCGGACGTTCTTGCAAAAGAAGGAATATCCTGCCGCATATTAAATATGTCATGGCTAAAACCCATGGACGAAGCCGCTGTAATCAAAGCCGCAAAAGAGACAGGCGCAATCGTTACCTGTGAAGATCACAACAAGTACGGTGGACTCGGCGGAGCTGTTATGGAAATAGTCTGCGAAGGCTGCCCTGCTCCAGTTGAACGCGTAGCTGTAAACGACATTTTCGGAGCATCCGGCGAGCCGGAAGACCTTGCAAAAGAATACGGGCTAATGCCGGATGATATTGTTAAGGCAGTGCGCAAGGCTGTTAGCCGGAAACTTTAAGCAGAGCTACACCTATGCCTACACATAGAAAAAAGAAGTTACTCATCATAGGTTGCGCTCAGCACAGCCATATTGAAGAATACTTAAAAAGTGTTGATCATACCAATAATGAAACACATATCCTTGTACCGTACAGAGACTTAAACGGCTACAATGTTCCGAGTGCGACCTATTTTAGAGGTTCTTTCCACCCTTTCCTCTGGCCGCTTGTAAAAGTAATGTGTGCTTTTAGGCCGGATGAGGTCGTCATAGTCTGTGGACTGACGTATGATCATGATAATGTGGTCCATGCAGTTAAATTCTATTCAAATTTCAAAGATATTAAAATCAAAATATCTGTTAGAAATAACGAATCCGTAACGGACTCATTACCAACCCCTTCTCTAGTAAAAGAAATCGCAAAATGGGCTGGTTTGGGAGCAATTGCTCTTTTGGTTAAGGCTGCCAAGCCTTTTATCAAAATTCGGGCAGGAGAATTGTATTCAAGTCGCCTAGGCCATCTAGCCTTAGAATGCGAAATATACTTATCTGAAGCAGATCTCGGATATCACAACAAGAAGTATGACCTTTTCTATTTCAAAGATGGAAAAGTTGCCAACAAAACCCTTGCACAGTTGTACTCTCTGCAAATGAATATTTCGGCCAAAAACCAATATGTTCTTGATGCACTCCGCAGATTTAATCTCACCCCTGAGCACGAAGTAATTTTGAACACTCAGGTGATGAAACCAGTTCGAGACTCCCAATGTGTAATTCAACAAACTGAAAACCATATTGAATTTACTTCAGAACAAGAAGAACGTGCCCAGAGGGAAATGGAATCTATGGGGCTAAATCAATCCCAAAAACATGTATGCATTTTTGGACGTGACTCTGCATATCTCGAGCAATCTTTTCCGGTTTTTAATGATTCAGACATGCAAGAC
This window of the Maridesulfovibrio frigidus DSM 17176 genome carries:
- a CDS encoding PseG/SpsG family protein, translating into MHKPASKDQSCTSQVESESNPHGNILFFCEGSPERGFGHVSRCLALAAEFKEHSRNCIFVFRGSETARNKISEAGFEVIEVANEACFSSYKFSNEAAVVLDLLIPLEDSFFADASSKNVLICTLDDPTPNRIKSDLAFYPPVPQVKELDWENYAGELFCDWDFIPLRKEFANCASPAHHPKPSAQPEMLITAGGSDPAELTLKILLALRSLNEPFHAKVIVGPMFKNLDKIKGISLELGDKVKLITGVKEMAELMLESDMAVASFGMTAYELAACKTPQLLICLTDDHERSASALHNAGAAISLGRYDLVSEQILIENLHKLISSANLRSEMSSNAEKLGIGDGSSNICTAILKRLELK
- a CDS encoding class I SAM-dependent methyltransferase — protein: MSDVKSWKEHKGAVLHSMDDFDVIDCTTCGFKHIIPIPSEDELREIYKHDYHVKDKPLMLEHQLEDKEWLESVNDARLATLEKILGGTGKFLDIGSGNGFLLGQAQKRGWTVKGIEPSDKAADYSCSQGLDVACSVFDKECADSLELFDVVHLGDVMEHLPSPQDMLDLCNQVLRPGGLIAVGVPNEYTPIQKILNEDMDVRPWWVAPPHHLNYFDKESLEGLLSRVGFTPCHSDISFPMELFLLMGKNYLDDPKLGRECHAMRKELELKLTKSGNKDFLDKLYSCFAEAGMGRTVLVIAQKNSEKE
- a CDS encoding SDR family NAD(P)-dependent oxidoreductase; this encodes MSRLENKIALVTGGGRGIGKAISTKLAENGAEVILTWVSDSASADETVGSIIKNGGKARALKLEVSDAASVEAVVKDISGKEGRLDILVNNAGINNPTDFDQITSDDWDKILNVNLKGPFLCTQRCLDLLKKSSAGSIINIGSVSGQYGGPRTAHYAASKAGLISLGQVAARFGAEWNIRCNTISAGLIASEMADEGLKNPAVQKAAENVLMKRFGAATEVADTVVYLASDDSSYITAQTINVNGGLYF
- a CDS encoding transketolase, whose protein sequence is MSVSKYDELEKFAAELRKSIIIMNCHAGSGHPGGSLSCVEIISWLYCNEMNYSTENMNDPERDRFILSKGHSCLSLYAALAEKGFFSKEAFKTLRHAGGILQGHPDRLKTPGVEFNSGSLGQGFSFALGCALGAKRAGRKNRTYALLGDGELNEGQIWEGCMFGAHQKLDNMVAIVDYNKFQSDDLNTNITAIEPMNDKFKAFGWHVIEIDGHNFREIENAFTRARAMTGKPTMIIAHTIKGKGISYMENVPKWHGSLCPTGKERECAMRECGCEELI
- a CDS encoding transketolase family protein, producing the protein MENMRDAFGKVLTELAAERDDFVVLDADVAGGTGTYHFREAYPDRFIQCGIAEQNMFSMAAGLAESGIIPIVTCYAVFASMRAIEQARNSIAYPEFNVKIAASHLGLDVGPDGATHQALEDIAIYRSIPKMSVVSPADPIELKAVMPYLLDNTGPLYLRTGRSPLPNVFDENTIFEHGKAQVLREGTDATIMAVGVMVHRALIAADVLAKEGISCRILNMSWLKPMDEAAVIKAAKETGAIVTCEDHNKYGGLGGAVMEIVCEGCPAPVERVAVNDIFGASGEPEDLAKEYGLMPDDIVKAVRKAVSRKL
- a CDS encoding TIGR04372 family glycosyltransferase is translated as MPTHRKKKLLIIGCAQHSHIEEYLKSVDHTNNETHILVPYRDLNGYNVPSATYFRGSFHPFLWPLVKVMCAFRPDEVVIVCGLTYDHDNVVHAVKFYSNFKDIKIKISVRNNESVTDSLPTPSLVKEIAKWAGLGAIALLVKAAKPFIKIRAGELYSSRLGHLALECEIYLSEADLGYHNKKYDLFYFKDGKVANKTLAQLYSLQMNISAKNQYVLDALRRFNLTPEHEVILNTQVMKPVRDSQCVIQQTENHIEFTSEQEERAQREMESMGLNQSQKHVCIFGRDSAYLEQSFPVFNDSDMQDCRDMEINCFKSGVEELLNLNYNVLRMGSIVKEPLQVNHPNFVDYATSGKRSDFMDIYLTAKCKFFVGIQSGVQQVANVFRVPCLRVNVVRLEIIEYCSPEDQALFKLHWSKKKKRFLKVKEIVESGIGLWPIERYANSDIELIDNTEDELMEAVKEMHHRVEGTWQVLPEDLELQKRYHSSFNVSKYNSQFKTPISSYFLRKYAKELL